The following coding sequences are from one Salvia hispanica cultivar TCC Black 2014 chromosome 3, UniMelb_Shisp_WGS_1.0, whole genome shotgun sequence window:
- the LOC125210036 gene encoding LEAF RUST 10 DISEASE-RESISTANCE LOCUS RECEPTOR-LIKE PROTEIN KINASE-like 2.4, translated as MRYRYSSIKKMTNSFTENLGRGGFGSVYKGEFPDGRLVAVKVLNESNGNGEDFMNEVASISRTSHVNIVALLGFCFEGSKRALIYEFMPNGSLEKFIDNNASSSQESGLGWDKLFGIILGIARGLEYLHQGCNTGILHLDIKPQNILLDKDMNPRISDFGLAKLCPNRSSIVSMMGTRGTIGYIAPEVFSRNFGDVSYKSDVYSYGMLVLDMVGGRTTVDRRDVECTSEIYFPTYLYKQIEMNAERDGDLGGALDEEDEIEHIKRNLIIVGLWCIQTNPKDRPSMTRVAEMLEGKVGLLEVPSKPYLNSPPRAAPTYSTSESLA; from the coding sequence ATGAGATACAGATACTCCAGCATCAAGAAAATGACCAATTCATTTACTGAAAATTTAGGAAGAGGGGGATTTGGCAGTGTTTATAAAGGAGAATTTCCAGACGGCCGTCTTGTAGCAGTGAAGGTCTTGAATGAATCAAATGGAAATGGGGAAGATTTCATGAATGAGGTCGCCAGTATTAGCAGAACTTCCCACGTTAATATTGTGGCGTTATTggggttttgttttgaagGTTCGAAAAGAGCTCTCATTTATGAATTCATGCCGAATGGTTCTCTTGAAAAGTTCATTGACAACAATGCTTCATCGTCTCAAGAATCTGGGTTGGGATGGGATAAATTGTTTGGGATCATTCTTGGGATAGCTCGAGGGCTGGAATACTTGCACCAAGGCTGTAATACGGGGATTCTACATTTGGACATCAAGCCTCAGAACATTCTTCTCGATAAGGATATGAATCCAAGGATTTCAGATTTCGGGCTTGCTAAATTGTGTCCAAACAGATCAAGCATAGTCTCTATGATGGGGACAAGAGGTACAATAGGATACATTGCTCCAGAAGTGTTTTCTAGAAACTTCGGAGATGTCTCTTATAAGTCGGATGTGTATAGTTATGGGATGCTGGTTTTGGATATGGTTGGGGGAAGGACAACCGTTGATCGAAGAGATGTAGAGTGTACTAGTGAAATATATTTCCCCACATATCTCTACAAGCAGATTGAGATGAATGCAGAAAGAGATGGTGATCTTGGTGGAGCATTggacgaagaagatgaaatcgAACACATTAAGAGAAATTTGATCATTGTTGGGTTGTGGTGCATTCAGACAAACCCTAAGGACCGACCGTCGATGACAAGAGTGGCAGAGATGTTGGAAGGGAAAGTTGGGTTGTTGGAGGTTCCATCTAAGCCTTACCTAAATTCACCCCCTAGAGCAGCACCAACCTATTCAACTTCTGAATCCTTAGCTTGA